In Neisseriaceae bacterium CLB008, one genomic interval encodes:
- a CDS encoding YicC/YloC family endoribonuclease, translated as MIHSMTGFASASGEFAQTRINLELRAVNHRYLDIQFKAPEEVRVLEGTMREAISQHAFRGKIECRIHINVLHDQQTELRYNHELINNLSQLNQTLLAEHPQLQALSVSDILRFPGVLSESSIDQEAINQAVLGLLSQALTDFAQSRAREGEGLQQHILSRLEQMEAVMSNIEGLFPSLVAQHIQKAEERLREAVANIEDDRLKQEFAIFMQKADVDEELSRLKSHIKEVRRTVSGKGSVGKRLDFLMQELNREANTLGSKAIATECTQASVELKVLIEQMREQVQNIE; from the coding sequence ATGATCCATAGCATGACAGGCTTTGCCAGCGCCAGCGGTGAATTTGCCCAAACCCGCATCAATCTCGAACTACGCGCCGTCAACCATCGCTACCTCGACATTCAATTCAAAGCGCCTGAAGAAGTCCGTGTGCTTGAAGGCACCATGCGCGAGGCCATCAGCCAGCACGCCTTTCGCGGTAAAATCGAATGCCGCATCCACATCAATGTATTACACGACCAGCAAACCGAACTGCGCTACAACCATGAATTAATCAACAACCTCAGCCAGCTGAATCAAACCCTTTTAGCCGAACATCCTCAGCTACAGGCCTTAAGCGTGTCCGATATTTTGCGCTTCCCAGGCGTACTGAGCGAAAGCAGCATTGACCAAGAGGCCATTAATCAGGCCGTATTGGGCTTGCTTAGCCAAGCCCTCACCGACTTCGCCCAAAGCCGCGCACGCGAGGGAGAAGGCCTGCAACAGCACATTCTGAGCCGCCTAGAGCAAATGGAAGCAGTGATGAGCAATATCGAAGGCCTATTCCCCAGCCTGGTGGCCCAGCACATCCAAAAAGCAGAAGAGCGCCTACGCGAAGCCGTGGCCAATATTGAGGACGACAGACTCAAACAAGAGTTCGCCATTTTCATGCAAAAAGCCGACGTTGACGAAGAGCTGTCGCGCTTAAAAAGCCACATTAAAGAAGTGCGCCGCACGGTTTCGGGTAAAGGCTCGGTCGGCAAACGCCTCGATTTTCTGATGCAAGAATTGAATCGCGAAGCCAATACCCTAGGCAGTAAGGCGATTGCCACCGAATGTACCCAAGCTTCGGTTGAACTTAAGGTGTTGATTGAACAAATGCGCGAGCAGGTTCAAAACATCGAATAA
- the lpdA gene encoding dihydrolipoyl dehydrogenase — translation MSVIELKVPDIGGSANVDVIDVMIQVGDTVALEDGLITLETDKATMDVPADQAGVVTAVKIKVGDKVSEGDVIALIEAAGAAQAETKTVEAPAAAAPAAAKAAPAAAEFAGSADADYDLVVLGAGPGGYSAAFRAADLGLKVALVERYATLGGVCLNVGCIPSKALLHNAAVIDEVKHLAKNGIKYPEPEIDLDALRAYKSSVTGKLTTGLAGMAKARKVDVIRGLAQFAGAHHLEVALTSGEGQAQTGEKQVVRFKQAIIAAGSRVVNLPFIPQDPRIVDSTGALELASIPEKMLIIGGGIIGLEMGTVYSTLGARLDVVEMQDGLMQGADRDLVKVWQKMNAPRFDNIMLNTKTTAVEAKEDGIYVTFEGAKAPAEPQRYDLVLVAAGRAPNGLLIGADKAGVAVTDRGFIEVDKQMRTNVPHIFAIGDIVGQPMLAHKAVHEGHVAAENAAGHKAYFDARVIPGVAYTDPEVAWVGMTEDLAKEKGIAITKAVFPWAASGRAIANGRDEGMTKLIFDAESGLIIGGSIVGTNAGDMIGELCLAIEMGCDAEDIGKTIHPHPTLGESIGMAAEVALGVCTDLPPMRKR, via the coding sequence ATGAGCGTAATTGAATTAAAAGTCCCTGATATTGGCGGCAGTGCCAACGTGGACGTGATTGACGTGATGATTCAGGTTGGCGACACCGTTGCCCTAGAAGATGGCTTGATCACCTTAGAAACCGATAAAGCCACCATGGACGTGCCTGCTGATCAGGCTGGCGTGGTGACGGCGGTGAAGATTAAAGTCGGCGATAAGGTCAGCGAAGGCGATGTGATCGCCCTGATCGAAGCCGCTGGTGCGGCTCAGGCCGAAACCAAAACGGTCGAAGCGCCTGCGGCGGCTGCACCTGCTGCAGCTAAGGCCGCGCCTGCCGCTGCTGAATTTGCCGGTAGTGCTGATGCTGATTACGATTTAGTGGTGTTGGGCGCAGGCCCTGGTGGTTACTCTGCCGCCTTTAGAGCCGCCGACTTAGGCTTGAAAGTGGCCTTGGTTGAGCGTTACGCCACTTTAGGCGGCGTGTGTTTGAACGTGGGGTGTATTCCCTCTAAAGCCTTGCTGCACAATGCTGCGGTGATTGATGAAGTCAAACATTTGGCCAAAAACGGGATTAAATATCCTGAGCCAGAAATTGATTTAGACGCATTACGCGCGTACAAAAGCAGCGTAACCGGTAAATTGACCACTGGTTTGGCCGGCATGGCCAAGGCCCGTAAAGTCGACGTGATTCGTGGTTTGGCACAGTTTGCAGGCGCACATCATTTAGAAGTGGCCTTGACCAGCGGTGAGGGCCAAGCGCAAACGGGTGAAAAACAGGTAGTGCGCTTTAAACAAGCCATCATTGCGGCCGGTAGCCGCGTGGTGAATCTGCCGTTTATCCCGCAAGACCCACGCATTGTGGATTCAACCGGTGCTCTTGAGTTGGCCAGCATTCCTGAAAAAATGTTGATCATTGGTGGCGGCATCATCGGCCTAGAAATGGGCACCGTATACTCTACCCTAGGCGCACGCCTAGACGTGGTGGAAATGCAAGATGGCTTGATGCAAGGCGCCGACCGCGACTTGGTTAAAGTGTGGCAAAAAATGAATGCGCCTCGCTTTGACAACATCATGCTGAACACCAAGACCACGGCAGTAGAGGCCAAAGAAGACGGCATTTATGTGACCTTCGAAGGCGCTAAAGCACCAGCTGAACCACAGCGCTATGATTTGGTTCTAGTGGCCGCCGGCCGTGCGCCTAATGGCTTACTCATCGGTGCCGATAAGGCGGGCGTGGCCGTGACTGATCGCGGCTTCATCGAGGTCGACAAGCAAATGCGCACCAATGTGCCGCACATCTTTGCCATTGGCGACATTGTAGGCCAGCCTATGTTGGCGCATAAGGCCGTACATGAAGGTCATGTAGCCGCTGAGAACGCTGCCGGCCATAAAGCCTATTTCGACGCCCGCGTGATTCCTGGCGTGGCCTACACCGACCCTGAAGTGGCATGGGTGGGTATGACCGAAGATTTGGCCAAGGAAAAAGGCATCGCCATCACCAAAGCCGTCTTCCCTTGGGCTGCTTCTGGTCGCGCCATTGCCAACGGCCGTGACGAAGGCATGACGAAGCTGATTTTTGACGCTGAAAGTGGCCTCATCATCGGGGGCAGCATCGTGGGCACCAACGCCGGCGACATGATTGGCGAGCTGTGCTTGGCGATTGAAATGGGCTGTGATGCAGAAGACATTGGTAAAACCATTCACCCCCACCCAACCTTGGGTGAGAGCATCGGCATGGCGGCCGAAGTAGCCTTAGGCGTGTGCACCGACTTACCACCGATGCGTAAGCGCTAG
- a CDS encoding TonB-dependent receptor has translation MKNIRIGALTVLAASLLPMAAWAQTDGEAKIGDVVVTATGFEQKVKNAPASITVVTEEELKQKNATSLAEVLKDIPGVDVRNGTDKTGNLSVEIRGMPSEYTLIMIDGRRQNTSGEVTPNGFSGTSFGFMPPMSAIKRIEVIRGPMSTLYGSDAMGGVINIITKPVSTREWGGNVTVQTELQQDSKAANTQSINIQTSGPLVQDKLGLELRGRFFNRESSERLNPNASGRDPRPGRGENYDFGAKLSWNVNDTHTVWADVGTAKQWYDNRDSRLGSLDTYHDDGRPNNISGYEDRLEFLREQYAIGHKAEFEIGDWESYVSQVRTETKGRTLPGGNNPQWGYVYKGGESRLLKNTDTLFQTKFRTQLGAHSLTAGLEYQDNKTEDAAAGRGNTFKQDSWAVFAEDSWQFLPKFNLTLGGRYEDHKAFGGEFTPRAYLTWNATEQWTLKGGVSTGYRVPTLNDLHDGINGFTSQGKKITLGSPDLKPEKTTNYELSANFTEGSFDTTATIFLNKFKDKIGSGNSIANCDYANNPNLPGCMSIGGFPDQEDIGTKVNLDKAETKGLELASKFNITPDWSIKGTYTWLKTETKSGANEGNYLVSNPRHALNLSTNYHFNDRLSGWLEAEYKSSRERYQGAVKDNDAIIKDLTGNKFKGYTIVNLGVNYQMNKQLRLTAGVHNLLDKKFDKSRTFINSKGKEEVLYEYSMASRSNSGTYIDRRKLWVSLGYDF, from the coding sequence ATGAAAAATATACGCATTGGGGCGTTAACGGTTTTGGCTGCGAGCCTATTGCCGATGGCTGCTTGGGCACAAACGGACGGTGAAGCAAAGATTGGCGACGTGGTGGTGACGGCGACAGGCTTTGAGCAAAAAGTAAAAAATGCACCCGCCAGCATTACGGTGGTGACGGAAGAAGAATTAAAACAAAAAAACGCCACCAGCTTAGCTGAAGTGTTAAAAGACATCCCTGGGGTGGATGTGCGCAACGGGACGGATAAAACCGGCAACCTTAGCGTGGAAATTCGAGGCATGCCATCAGAATACACTTTGATCATGATCGACGGACGGCGTCAAAACACGTCTGGAGAGGTTACGCCAAATGGCTTTAGCGGCACCAGTTTTGGTTTTATGCCACCAATGTCGGCCATTAAACGCATTGAGGTGATTCGTGGGCCCATGTCGACGCTATACGGCTCTGACGCCATGGGCGGTGTCATCAACATTATCACTAAGCCCGTGTCCACGCGCGAGTGGGGCGGTAATGTAACGGTACAGACCGAGCTGCAGCAAGACAGTAAGGCCGCGAACACCCAATCGATTAATATTCAAACCAGCGGCCCCTTGGTACAGGACAAATTGGGCTTAGAGCTGCGCGGCCGTTTCTTTAATCGGGAGTCCTCTGAGCGCCTCAATCCAAATGCTTCTGGCCGTGATCCGCGTCCAGGACGGGGTGAAAACTATGATTTTGGCGCCAAACTGTCGTGGAACGTGAATGACACTCACACCGTTTGGGCCGACGTTGGTACCGCCAAACAGTGGTACGACAACCGCGACAGCCGTTTGGGTAGCTTAGACACTTATCATGACGATGGTAGGCCTAATAATATTTCTGGCTATGAAGATCGCCTAGAGTTTTTACGTGAACAGTACGCCATTGGCCATAAGGCTGAGTTTGAGATTGGGGATTGGGAAAGCTATGTCAGCCAAGTGCGTACCGAAACCAAAGGCCGTACGCTCCCTGGCGGCAATAATCCGCAGTGGGGCTATGTCTATAAGGGCGGTGAGTCACGCTTACTGAAAAATACCGATACCCTGTTTCAAACCAAGTTTCGAACTCAGCTTGGCGCGCATAGCCTCACAGCCGGCCTTGAGTATCAAGACAATAAAACCGAAGATGCGGCAGCCGGCCGTGGCAATACCTTTAAACAGGACTCATGGGCCGTATTTGCCGAAGACAGCTGGCAATTCTTGCCGAAGTTTAACCTGACCTTGGGCGGGCGTTATGAAGACCATAAGGCCTTTGGCGGTGAGTTTACGCCGCGTGCTTATTTGACCTGGAACGCGACCGAACAATGGACGCTTAAAGGGGGCGTGAGCACGGGCTATAGAGTGCCGACCTTGAATGATTTACACGATGGCATTAATGGCTTTACCTCTCAAGGTAAAAAAATCACCTTGGGTAGCCCAGACTTAAAGCCTGAAAAAACCACCAATTACGAGTTAAGCGCTAACTTTACAGAAGGCAGCTTTGACACCACGGCGACGATATTCTTGAATAAGTTTAAGGATAAAATCGGCAGCGGCAACAGCATCGCTAACTGTGATTACGCTAACAATCCTAATTTACCAGGCTGTATGAGCATCGGCGGTTTCCCTGATCAAGAAGACATTGGGACCAAAGTCAATCTTGATAAGGCCGAGACTAAGGGCCTGGAGTTGGCGAGTAAGTTCAACATTACGCCCGACTGGTCCATCAAAGGAACTTATACGTGGTTAAAAACCGAAACCAAATCTGGCGCCAATGAAGGCAATTACTTGGTGAGCAACCCGCGCCATGCTTTGAACTTGTCGACCAATTACCACTTCAATGACCGCTTGAGCGGTTGGCTAGAGGCGGAGTATAAGTCATCGCGCGAACGCTATCAGGGCGCGGTAAAGGATAATGACGCCATTATTAAAGATTTAACCGGCAATAAGTTTAAAGGCTACACCATTGTGAACTTGGGCGTGAATTACCAGATGAATAAGCAGCTGCGCCTCACCGCCGGTGTGCACAATCTATTGGATAAGAAGTTTGATAAGAGCCGCACCTTTATCAACAGTAAAGGTAAAGAAGAAGTCTTGTATGAATATTCTATGGCCAGCCGCAGCAACAGCGGAACCTACATCGACCGTCGTAAGCTGTGGGTGTCGTTGGGCTATGATTTTTAA
- a CDS encoding DUF1116 domain-containing protein — translation MAQGLFQHTLNVVNVGPKLFLDDLNTQAVSASQVNWTPPRPISAELAAALETLQRPEVAAKIDAANQEAVERIITAHPVLIGYERALDVVPGMTKNTIIHAGPPIAWADMCGAMKGAITGAIVFEGLAKDIAEAEQVAASGQIIFSPCHEHDSVGSMAGVTSASMYVHIVKNKTHGNVAYTNLSEQLAKILRMGANDQSVIDRLIWMRDVFGPMLSAAMKLAGEIDLRMLLAQAIHMGDEDHNRNNAGTLLLTQKLTPYILRTDFSNEDKIAVFEFIESSDYFTGPTWMAVCKAAMDAAHGVKHSSIVTTMCRNGVEFGIRLSHFEGFNWFIGPAQKVIGPMMASFKPEDAGLDIGDSAITETYGIGAFAMAAAPAIVPLVGGTVEDAINYSKTMMDITTATNPNITIPLLNFRGIASGIDARKVLDTGILPIINTAIAHKDAGVGMIGTGLTNPPFEVFEQALIALANDFN, via the coding sequence ATGGCTCAAGGACTATTTCAACACACCCTCAACGTGGTCAACGTTGGCCCCAAATTATTTCTAGACGATTTAAATACTCAGGCCGTCAGCGCCAGCCAAGTGAACTGGACGCCACCGCGCCCAATCAGCGCAGAACTGGCCGCCGCCTTAGAGACGCTCCAGCGCCCAGAGGTTGCCGCCAAAATTGACGCCGCCAACCAAGAAGCGGTTGAGCGCATCATCACCGCCCACCCCGTCCTCATTGGCTACGAGCGTGCGCTAGACGTGGTGCCCGGCATGACTAAAAACACCATCATCCACGCAGGCCCACCGATTGCCTGGGCCGATATGTGTGGCGCCATGAAGGGGGCCATCACGGGCGCCATCGTGTTTGAAGGCTTGGCCAAAGACATCGCCGAAGCAGAACAGGTAGCGGCTTCAGGCCAAATCATCTTCTCGCCTTGTCATGAACACGATTCGGTTGGCTCGATGGCCGGCGTGACCTCGGCATCGATGTATGTGCACATTGTCAAAAACAAAACCCACGGCAATGTGGCCTACACCAACCTTTCCGAACAGCTGGCCAAAATTTTACGCATGGGCGCCAACGACCAATCGGTGATTGATCGCCTGATCTGGATGCGCGACGTATTCGGCCCCATGCTCAGCGCCGCTATGAAGCTCGCCGGCGAGATCGACTTACGCATGTTGCTGGCTCAAGCCATTCACATGGGCGATGAAGACCATAACCGCAATAACGCCGGCACCTTGCTGCTGACGCAAAAGCTCACCCCTTATATCTTGCGTACCGACTTCAGCAATGAAGACAAGATTGCCGTATTTGAGTTTATTGAAAGCAGCGACTACTTTACCGGCCCCACCTGGATGGCCGTGTGTAAAGCCGCCATGGATGCCGCTCACGGCGTCAAGCACAGCTCCATCGTCACCACCATGTGCCGTAACGGCGTGGAATTTGGCATCCGTCTGAGCCACTTCGAAGGCTTTAACTGGTTTATCGGCCCCGCTCAAAAAGTGATTGGCCCAATGATGGCAAGCTTTAAGCCCGAAGACGCTGGCCTAGACATCGGCGACAGCGCCATCACCGAAACCTACGGCATCGGCGCCTTTGCCATGGCCGCCGCCCCCGCCATCGTGCCTTTAGTCGGCGGCACGGTTGAGGACGCCATCAACTATTCGAAAACCATGATGGACATCACCACCGCCACCAACCCCAACATCACCATTCCGTTGTTGAATTTCCGCGGTATTGCTTCTGGTATTGATGCCCGTAAGGTTTTAGACACCGGTATTTTGCCCATCATCAACACCGCCATCGCCCACAAAGACGCCGGCGTGGGCATGATTGGCACCGGCCTAACCAACCCTCCGTTTGAAGTTTTCGAACAGGCCTTAATCGCGCTGGCCAACGACTTTAACTAA
- a CDS encoding DUF2877 domain-containing protein: MLLTSATRLIQPLSLDDRFLSTLRQSARWHIHSAFDNTVNLTAPNLPLLTLSNQKTDSLPLSLMTQNVNFSSLSIQIGQAVHHDEHALYLPHHDAFALTAKPQSHSLAVATDALDVAALSSALATLRATLKQQASPGSFVPSVGASAFELGLSRCLHQQAQALQQTLRTAQAAPIDAAVLGLLGLGVGLTPSGDDYLVGVLAALRLNQSAAPAAAALSASISRHAERQTNAISVQALSCASQYYFKSSLIDLIHSLAQGQTPAAVQHLSQLLQTGSTSGTDIAYGVLDTLLLFTLAKDVP; this comes from the coding sequence ATGCTGCTTACCTCTGCCACACGGCTGATTCAGCCATTGAGCCTAGATGATCGATTCCTATCGACCTTACGCCAAAGCGCGCGCTGGCACATTCACAGCGCCTTCGACAATACCGTCAACTTGACGGCACCTAACCTACCCTTGCTGACCCTCAGCAATCAAAAAACCGACAGCCTCCCCTTAAGCCTGATGACTCAGAACGTCAACTTCAGCAGCCTCAGCATCCAGATCGGCCAAGCCGTTCACCATGATGAGCACGCACTGTACCTACCCCATCACGATGCTTTTGCCCTAACGGCGAAACCACAATCCCATTCTTTAGCCGTGGCGACCGATGCGCTCGATGTCGCAGCGCTGTCCTCAGCGCTGGCGACGCTGCGCGCCACGCTCAAGCAACAGGCTAGCCCCGGCAGCTTCGTGCCCAGCGTCGGCGCCTCAGCCTTTGAGCTCGGCCTTAGCCGCTGCCTACACCAGCAGGCCCAAGCCCTACAGCAGACATTACGAACGGCGCAAGCGGCGCCGATCGATGCCGCCGTCTTGGGCTTACTCGGCCTCGGCGTGGGCCTCACCCCTTCGGGTGATGACTATTTAGTTGGCGTTTTAGCCGCCCTACGCCTTAACCAGAGCGCTGCGCCAGCGGCCGCAGCCTTAAGCGCCAGCATCAGCCGCCACGCCGAACGACAAACCAACGCCATCAGCGTGCAGGCCTTAAGCTGCGCTAGCCAATACTATTTTAAATCCAGCCTGATCGATCTCATTCACAGCCTCGCTCAAGGGCAAACGCCGGCAGCGGTTCAGCACTTAAGCCAGCTGTTACAGACAGGATCCACCTCAGGCACCGACATCGCCTACGGCGTACTCGACACCCTCTTATTGTTTACTTTAGCAAAGGATGTACCATGA
- a CDS encoding aspartate kinase: MALIVQKYGGTSVGSTDRIKNVARRVAKFKAEGHDVVVVLSAMSGETNRLIALANEIQPYPDPRELDVVVATGEQVTIGLLCMALQSIGVDAKSYCGWQVAMHTDSAHGKARIESIDDEKIRADLNAGRVVVVAGFQGVDSQGEITTLGRGGSDTSAVAIAAALKADECQIYTDVDGVYTTDPRVVPEARRLKTITFEEMLELASLGSKVLQIRAVEFAGKYKVRLRVLSSLQDEGEGTLITFEEDGDMEKAVVAGIAFDKNEARINVKGVPDKPGIAFQILGAVSDANIEVDMIIQNVGEHGTTDFSFTVPKGEYNRAMRILSEVQKNIGAAKVDGDDTVAKISIVGVGMRSHCGVASTMFRTLAEEGINIQMISTSEIKVSVLIDEKYLELATRVLHKAFGLENAPS; the protein is encoded by the coding sequence ATGGCACTAATTGTCCAAAAGTATGGTGGTACTTCTGTAGGTTCTACTGATCGTATTAAAAATGTGGCCAGACGTGTCGCAAAATTTAAAGCCGAAGGTCACGATGTGGTGGTGGTGCTGTCTGCCATGAGTGGTGAAACCAACCGTTTGATCGCATTGGCCAACGAAATTCAGCCTTATCCAGACCCGCGTGAATTAGACGTAGTGGTGGCAACCGGTGAGCAAGTGACCATTGGTCTATTGTGTATGGCTTTACAAAGCATCGGCGTCGACGCTAAAAGCTACTGTGGTTGGCAGGTGGCGATGCACACCGATTCAGCCCACGGTAAAGCCCGAATTGAGAGCATTGACGACGAAAAAATTCGCGCTGATTTAAATGCGGGACGTGTGGTGGTAGTGGCTGGCTTCCAAGGGGTCGACAGCCAGGGTGAGATCACGACCTTAGGGCGCGGTGGTTCAGATACGTCAGCGGTGGCGATTGCGGCCGCCTTGAAGGCGGACGAGTGCCAAATTTATACCGACGTGGATGGGGTGTACACCACCGATCCACGCGTGGTGCCAGAAGCGCGCCGCTTAAAAACGATTACGTTTGAAGAAATGTTGGAATTGGCCAGCTTAGGCTCTAAGGTTTTGCAAATTCGCGCGGTCGAGTTTGCGGGTAAATATAAAGTTAGATTGCGTGTGCTCAGCAGCCTTCAAGATGAAGGTGAAGGCACGTTGATCACATTTGAGGAAGATGGCGACATGGAAAAAGCAGTAGTGGCAGGCATTGCGTTTGATAAAAACGAGGCAAGAATTAACGTGAAGGGCGTGCCAGATAAGCCAGGCATCGCGTTTCAAATTTTAGGCGCCGTGTCGGACGCCAATATTGAAGTGGACATGATCATCCAAAACGTGGGTGAACATGGCACCACCGACTTCTCCTTTACCGTGCCCAAAGGCGAATACAATCGTGCGATGCGCATCTTGAGCGAAGTGCAAAAGAACATCGGCGCGGCCAAAGTCGACGGTGACGACACCGTGGCCAAAATTTCCATCGTCGGCGTGGGCATGCGCTCACACTGCGGCGTGGCCTCGACCATGTTCCGCACCTTAGCGGAAGAAGGCATCAACATTCAAATGATCAGTACGTCTGAAATTAAGGTTTCTGTTTTGATCGACGAAAAATACTTAGAGTTGGCAACGCGGGTGCTGCATAAAGCCTTTGGCTTAGAAAACGCCCCTTCTTAA
- the rph gene encoding ribonuclease PH, giving the protein MTPYQRSNRQPDELRALTLTPHFLPQAEGSVLIECGQTKVICTASVEESVPPFLRGQGKGWVTAEYGMLPRSTNSRMRREAAAGKQSGRTQEIQRLIGRSLRAVVDMDKLGERQILIDCDVIQADGGTRTASITGAFVALQLAVNQLLAKGLLTENPIKEAVAAISVGVFQGQALLDLDYVEDSGCDTDMNIVMTASGRMVEVQGTAEGEAFSRAELNQLLDLGEAGIRSLLVLQQQALAAA; this is encoded by the coding sequence ATGACGCCCTACCAACGCAGCAATCGCCAGCCTGATGAATTACGTGCTTTGACCCTGACCCCGCATTTTTTACCGCAGGCCGAAGGCTCGGTGCTGATTGAGTGTGGCCAAACCAAGGTGATTTGTACGGCGTCGGTGGAAGAAAGCGTGCCGCCTTTTTTACGGGGCCAAGGTAAGGGTTGGGTGACGGCCGAATACGGCATGTTGCCGCGTTCTACCAATAGCCGTATGCGGCGTGAAGCCGCAGCGGGCAAGCAAAGTGGCCGCACCCAAGAGATCCAACGCCTGATCGGCCGCTCTTTGCGCGCGGTGGTGGACATGGACAAGCTGGGCGAGCGCCAAATTTTGATCGATTGTGATGTGATTCAGGCCGATGGGGGAACCCGTACCGCCAGCATCACCGGCGCCTTTGTGGCCTTGCAATTGGCAGTAAACCAGCTTTTGGCTAAAGGCTTATTGACTGAAAACCCGATTAAAGAGGCGGTGGCGGCGATTTCGGTGGGCGTGTTTCAGGGTCAGGCGCTGTTGGATTTAGACTATGTTGAAGATTCTGGCTGCGACACCGACATGAACATCGTCATGACGGCCTCTGGGCGTATGGTTGAAGTTCAAGGTACGGCAGAGGGCGAAGCGTTTAGCCGCGCTGAGCTGAATCAGCTGTTGGATTTAGGCGAAGCGGGCATTCGCAGTCTATTGGTTCTACAGCAGCAGGCTCTTGCCGCCGCTTAA
- a CDS encoding DUF1097 domain-containing protein: protein MKINWPLMISALVTGFLCGLWAGVAPRLNLSIWAGFAGCTAYFASGKHQLEGIKMTLYTTLLGSFTAFAMIWSGDNILSFLSPNMATGIAVGIIVGLIVLCGALDFVAFVPGIFVGCYSYFAIDGQWPLLIASLIAGTFLGWACDQGGTSLTQRLGLSQAPSQ, encoded by the coding sequence ATGAAAATCAATTGGCCCCTCATGATTTCGGCACTCGTGACCGGTTTTTTATGTGGACTCTGGGCAGGCGTGGCGCCACGCCTAAATCTGTCGATTTGGGCCGGCTTCGCCGGCTGCACCGCCTACTTCGCCAGCGGCAAACACCAGCTAGAAGGCATTAAAATGACGCTGTACACCACGTTACTGGGGTCATTTACTGCCTTTGCCATGATCTGGAGCGGCGACAACATCCTCTCGTTCCTGTCACCTAATATGGCCACCGGCATTGCCGTAGGCATCATCGTCGGCCTGATCGTGCTGTGCGGCGCACTGGATTTTGTGGCTTTTGTCCCGGGGATTTTTGTCGGCTGCTACAGCTATTTCGCCATTGACGGCCAGTGGCCCTTACTGATCGCATCTTTGATTGCCGGCACCTTCCTTGGCTGGGCTTGCGATCAAGGCGGCACCAGCCTGACACAACGGCTAGGCCTGAGCCAGGCGCCCAGCCAGTAG